A stretch of the Sphingomonas sp. CL5.1 genome encodes the following:
- a CDS encoding class III extradiol dioxygenase subunit beta, producing MARISAGVAASHVPAIGAAVDLGRTGEDYWKPMFAGFDWTKRWVAEVKPDVVILVYNDHASAFDMRIIPTFAIGCAESFRPADEGWGPRPVPDVIGHPDLAWHLAQSLILDEFDMTMINEMDVDHGLTVPLSLMFGQPAAWPVKVVPLAVNVVTYPPPSGNRCWALGEAIARAVASYPEDLNVQVWGTGGMSHQLQGPRAGLINAEWDNRFLDGMIGDSDALRHIPHIEYLREAGSEGIELVMWLIMRGALGRRTRALHRHYHVPASNTAVGHLVLEPVE from the coding sequence ATGGCCCGCATCAGCGCCGGCGTCGCCGCCAGCCACGTCCCCGCGATCGGCGCGGCCGTCGATCTCGGCAGGACGGGCGAGGATTACTGGAAGCCGATGTTCGCCGGGTTCGACTGGACCAAAAGGTGGGTCGCCGAGGTGAAGCCCGATGTGGTGATCCTCGTCTACAACGACCATGCCAGCGCGTTCGACATGCGGATCATCCCGACCTTCGCGATCGGCTGCGCGGAGAGCTTCAGGCCGGCCGATGAGGGTTGGGGGCCGCGCCCGGTGCCCGACGTGATCGGTCATCCCGACCTCGCCTGGCATCTCGCGCAGAGCCTGATCCTCGACGAATTCGACATGACGATGATCAACGAGATGGACGTCGATCACGGCCTCACCGTGCCGCTCTCTCTCATGTTCGGTCAGCCGGCGGCGTGGCCGGTGAAGGTCGTGCCGCTGGCGGTGAACGTCGTCACCTATCCCCCGCCTTCCGGCAACCGCTGCTGGGCGCTGGGCGAGGCAATCGCGCGCGCGGTGGCGAGCTATCCGGAGGACCTCAACGTGCAGGTGTGGGGCACCGGCGGCATGAGCCACCAACTCCAGGGGCCGCGCGCCGGCCTCATCAACGCCGAATGGGACAATCGCTTCCTCGACGGGATGATCGGTGACAGCGACGCGCTGCGCCATATCCCGCATATCGAATATCTGCGCGAGGCCGGTTCGGAAGGGATCGAGCTGGTGATGTGGCTCATCATGCGCGGCGCGCTCGGGCGGCGGACGCGGGCACTCCACCGGCATTATCATGTGCCGGCCAGCAATACGGCGGTGGGGCACCTCGTGCTCGAACCGGTCGAATGA
- the ligA gene encoding protocatechuate 4,5-dioxygenase subunit alpha: protein MTAPKDIHSYLAEFDDIPGTRVYTAKRARTGYHLNQFCMSLMKAENRERWKANERAYLDEWPLTDAQKEAVLARDYNRLLDLGGNIYFLAKIFSTDGLSFVQAVGTMTGMSPEDYQAMMVAGGRSPEGVRSIREKN from the coding sequence ATGACCGCGCCGAAGGACATCCACTCCTATCTCGCCGAGTTCGACGATATCCCCGGCACGCGCGTCTATACCGCGAAGCGGGCACGCACCGGCTATCACCTCAACCAGTTCTGCATGAGCCTGATGAAGGCCGAGAACCGCGAACGCTGGAAAGCCAACGAGCGCGCCTATCTCGACGAATGGCCGCTCACCGACGCGCAGAAGGAGGCGGTGCTGGCGCGCGACTACAACCGGCTGCTCGATCTGGGCGGCAACATCTATTTCCTCGCCAAGATCTTCTCCACCGACGGTCTGAGCTTCGTGCAGGCGGTGGGGACGATGACCGGCATGTCGCCGGAGGATTATCAGGCGATGATGGTCGCCGGCGGCCGCTCGCCCGAGGGCGTGCGCAGCATCAGGGAGAAGAACTGA